Proteins from a genomic interval of Anolis sagrei isolate rAnoSag1 chromosome 1, rAnoSag1.mat, whole genome shotgun sequence:
- the POU3F2 gene encoding POU domain, class 3, transcription factor 2 isoform X2, whose product MATTASNHYSLLAASSPMVHAEPPGSMQPGAGYRDAAQALVQADYAALQSNGHPLSHAHQWIAALSHGGGGGGGGGGGGGGGGGGGGGGGGGGSGSSGGDSPWSTSPLGQQDIKPSVVQAGGRGDDLQQQQQQQHHQQQQQQQGRPPHLVHHAGSHHAAVAAAVAWRTGGSAHLPPGMAAANGGAQGGLLYSQPPPPPPGFTVNGMLGSGQAGMHHHGLREAHEEPPPPPPPPPHHPDHLSQQQQQQQHHGPPPPHHHHHPHHPPHHQHHHEAHSDEDTPTSDDLEQFAKQFKQRRIKLGFTQADVGLALGTLYGNVFSQTTICRFEALQLSFKNMCKLKPLLNKWLEEADSSSGSPTSIDKIAAQGRKRKKRTSIEVSVKGALESHFLKCPKPSAQEITSLADSLQLEKEVVRVWFCNRRQKEKRMTPPGGTLPGAEDVYGASRDTPPPHHGEQDWGDALPLPSNHPLTTLLQSCL is encoded by the coding sequence ATGGCGACCACAGCCTCTAACCACTACAGCCTGCTCGCCGCCAGCTCGCCCATGGTGCACGCCGAGCCGCCGGGGAGCATGCAGCCGGGCGCCGGCTACCGAGACGCTGCCCAGGCGCTGGTGCAGGCGGACTACGCGGCGCTGCAGAGCAACGGGCACCCGCTCAGCCACGCTCACCAGTGGATCGCCGCGCTGTCCCACGGTggaggaggcggcggaggaggaggcggaggaggcggcggcggaggaggaggaggcggcggcggcggaggaggcggcAGCGGGAGCAGCGGCGGGGACTCGCCGTGGTCCACCAGCCCGCTGGGCCAGCAGGACATCAAACCCTCGGTGGTGCAGGCCGGCGGGCGCGGGGACGActtgcagcagcaacagcagcagcagcatcaccagcagcagcaacagcagcagggaAGACCGCCTCACCTGGTGCACCACGCAGGGAGCCACCACGCCGCCGTGGCCGCGGCCGTGGCGTGGCGGACCGGAGGCTCGGCTCACCTGCCTCCCGGGATGGCAGCGGCCAACGGGGGCGCCCAAGGCGGGCTCCTCTACTCGcagcccccgccgccgccgccgggctTCACGGTGAACGGGATGCTGGGCTCGGGGCAGGCGGGGATGCACCACCACGGCCTGCGGGAGGCGCACGAGGAGCCCCCTCCGCCGCCCCCTCCGCCGCCCCACCACCCGGACCACCTCtcccagcaacagcagcagcagcagcaccacgGCCCGCCGCcgccacaccaccaccaccacccgcaCCACCCCCCGCACCACCAGCACCACCACGAGGCGCACTCGGACGAGGACACGCCGACCTCGGACGACCTGGAGCAGTTCGCCAAGCAGTTCAAGCAGCGGCGGATCAAACTGGGATTTACCCAAGCGGACGTGGGCCTGGCCCTGGGCACGCTCTACGGCAAcgtcttctcgcagaccaccatctgCCGCTTCGAGGCCCTGCAGCTGAGCTTCAAGAACATGTGCAAGCTCAAGCCGCTCTTGAACAAGTGGCTGGAGGAGGCCGACTCGTCCTCGGGCAGCCCCACCAGCATAGACAAGATCGCGGCGCAGGGCCGGAAGCGGAAAAAGCGCACCTCCATCGAGGTGAGCGTCAAGGGCGCCCTCGAGAGCCATTTCCTCAAGTGCCCCAAGCCCTCCGCCCAGGAGATCACCTCGCTGGCGGACAGCCTCCAGCTCGAGAAGGAGGTGGTCCGCGTGTGGTTTTGTAACAGGAGACAGAAAGAGAAACGCATGACCCCCCCGGGAGGGACTCTGCCCGGAGCCGAGGACGTGTATGGGGCCAGCAGGGACACGCCGCCGCCGCACCACGGG
- the POU3F2 gene encoding POU domain, class 3, transcription factor 2 isoform X1, with translation MATTASNHYSLLAASSPMVHAEPPGSMQPGAGYRDAAQALVQADYAALQSNGHPLSHAHQWIAALSHGGGGGGGGGGGGGGGGGGGGGGGGGGSGSSGGDSPWSTSPLGQQDIKPSVVQAGGRGDDLQQQQQQQHHQQQQQQQGRPPHLVHHAGSHHAAVAAAVAWRTGGSAHLPPGMAAANGGAQGGLLYSQPPPPPPGFTVNGMLGSGQAGMHHHGLREAHEEPPPPPPPPPHHPDHLSQQQQQQQHHGPPPPHHHHHPHHPPHHQHHHEAHSDEDTPTSDDLEQFAKQFKQRRIKLGFTQADVGLALGTLYGNVFSQTTICRFEALQLSFKNMCKLKPLLNKWLEEADSSSGSPTSIDKIAAQGRKRKKRTSIEEQDWGDALPLPSNHPLTTLLQSCL, from the coding sequence ATGGCGACCACAGCCTCTAACCACTACAGCCTGCTCGCCGCCAGCTCGCCCATGGTGCACGCCGAGCCGCCGGGGAGCATGCAGCCGGGCGCCGGCTACCGAGACGCTGCCCAGGCGCTGGTGCAGGCGGACTACGCGGCGCTGCAGAGCAACGGGCACCCGCTCAGCCACGCTCACCAGTGGATCGCCGCGCTGTCCCACGGTggaggaggcggcggaggaggaggcggaggaggcggcggcggaggaggaggaggcggcggcggcggaggaggcggcAGCGGGAGCAGCGGCGGGGACTCGCCGTGGTCCACCAGCCCGCTGGGCCAGCAGGACATCAAACCCTCGGTGGTGCAGGCCGGCGGGCGCGGGGACGActtgcagcagcaacagcagcagcagcatcaccagcagcagcaacagcagcagggaAGACCGCCTCACCTGGTGCACCACGCAGGGAGCCACCACGCCGCCGTGGCCGCGGCCGTGGCGTGGCGGACCGGAGGCTCGGCTCACCTGCCTCCCGGGATGGCAGCGGCCAACGGGGGCGCCCAAGGCGGGCTCCTCTACTCGcagcccccgccgccgccgccgggctTCACGGTGAACGGGATGCTGGGCTCGGGGCAGGCGGGGATGCACCACCACGGCCTGCGGGAGGCGCACGAGGAGCCCCCTCCGCCGCCCCCTCCGCCGCCCCACCACCCGGACCACCTCtcccagcaacagcagcagcagcagcaccacgGCCCGCCGCcgccacaccaccaccaccacccgcaCCACCCCCCGCACCACCAGCACCACCACGAGGCGCACTCGGACGAGGACACGCCGACCTCGGACGACCTGGAGCAGTTCGCCAAGCAGTTCAAGCAGCGGCGGATCAAACTGGGATTTACCCAAGCGGACGTGGGCCTGGCCCTGGGCACGCTCTACGGCAAcgtcttctcgcagaccaccatctgCCGCTTCGAGGCCCTGCAGCTGAGCTTCAAGAACATGTGCAAGCTCAAGCCGCTCTTGAACAAGTGGCTGGAGGAGGCCGACTCGTCCTCGGGCAGCCCCACCAGCATAGACAAGATCGCGGCGCAGGGCCGGAAGCGGAAAAAGCGCACCTCCATCGAG